A genomic region of Candidatus Dadabacteria bacterium contains the following coding sequences:
- a CDS encoding carbohydrate porin, whose protein sequence is MRSLILAMIVFLFALPAAFAGEATDENEALKQRIEYLEGELELTRQKLADSEALAVAEQPEEPKKSPIRIGGAMRANHAYGDYDGRRGENIGDSDFELLRLNVDLDYNGVIGRAEYRYYDDYSMMHTAWLGYTSDGLGTLKAGIVRVPFGPGAWGVSNSWFFDQHYYVGLSDDMDLGVRWTRAFGDLTVDLAYYLEDEGHWDGASRDSARYSYDPVKWSSGASSDGTVTDYGENGFEEKHQVNLRLIYSTGSIGDIGMSFQYGGLEGTGVDDSGASHLAVSAHAVTPLRDFSLHSQISYYNYDITDDTPWGTGDLIPMGAFDFAWPVASEAWIPAVSLRYNGINAADISWLDGVTPYVEWSSIMNKKGDLNSSSLWTFGTMWYWGSLYIYTELGLSDGNYFVGGEGDDYSSIYGVNDFGASGNNEWQKRFNVNVGYYFTLYE, encoded by the coding sequence ATGCGCAGTTTGATTCTAGCAATGATAGTTTTTCTGTTCGCCCTCCCCGCGGCGTTTGCCGGTGAGGCAACAGATGAAAACGAGGCATTAAAACAACGTATAGAATACCTTGAAGGGGAACTTGAACTGACCCGGCAGAAACTTGCGGACTCAGAAGCCCTTGCTGTGGCGGAGCAGCCCGAAGAGCCGAAGAAAAGCCCGATAAGAATCGGCGGCGCGATGCGCGCCAACCACGCCTACGGCGATTATGACGGCCGCAGGGGCGAGAACATCGGAGACTCGGATTTTGAACTCCTTCGCCTCAATGTCGACCTTGACTACAACGGCGTTATCGGAAGAGCCGAATACCGCTATTACGACGATTACAGCATGATGCACACTGCGTGGCTCGGATACACGTCAGACGGTCTCGGCACCCTTAAGGCCGGCATCGTCCGCGTTCCTTTCGGACCGGGTGCCTGGGGAGTTTCAAACAGCTGGTTCTTCGATCAGCACTACTACGTCGGGCTTTCAGACGACATGGATCTCGGGGTGAGGTGGACGAGAGCCTTCGGCGACCTCACGGTCGACCTTGCCTACTATCTTGAGGACGAGGGACACTGGGACGGAGCCAGCCGCGACAGTGCGCGGTACAGTTACGACCCCGTGAAGTGGAGTAGCGGGGCCAGTTCGGATGGGACCGTCACCGACTACGGCGAAAACGGTTTTGAGGAAAAACATCAGGTGAACCTGCGCCTGATCTACTCAACCGGGAGCATAGGGGATATCGGCATGTCCTTTCAGTACGGAGGGCTTGAGGGAACGGGCGTGGATGACTCAGGTGCCAGCCATCTGGCGGTCTCCGCTCACGCGGTGACCCCGCTTCGGGATTTCTCGCTTCACTCGCAGATTTCCTATTACAACTACGACATTACGGACGACACTCCGTGGGGTACGGGCGACCTTATCCCAATGGGAGCCTTTGATTTTGCCTGGCCTGTGGCGTCCGAAGCGTGGATACCGGCGGTTTCCCTCAGGTACAACGGTATTAATGCAGCGGATATCTCGTGGCTTGACGGCGTCACTCCCTACGTTGAGTGGAGTTCCATCATGAACAAAAAAGGCGATCTCAACAGCAGCTCCCTCTGGACTTTCGGGACTATGTGGTACTGGGGTTCCCTTTATATCTACACCGAGCTCGGCCTCAGCGACGGCAATTATTTCGTCGGCGGCGAGGGAGATGATTACAGCAGCATCTACGGGGTAAACGATTTCGGCGCCAGCGGAAACAACGAGTGGCAAAAACGCTTTAACGTTAACGTGGGCTACTATTTCACCCTTTACGAATAA
- the holB gene encoding DNA polymerase III subunit delta', which yields MGFPQIIGHEPQKEFLRNSVRKNRISHAYLFSGPEGVGKKLVAIGFAKLINCAEGKTKDLNCECPSCAKTEKGLNPDVLVFGYPGEKTIKVDHVRQDIERLIHLAPYENPYKVFIIDGAQRMNFNAQNAFLKTLEEPPPRSVIILITTLADLLMPTIRSRCQSVVFQPLETGQVRGFLEKEGVAQNDPELVSKISGGSISRALATDEDYLRKRTEYLDCLMAVDAKKPLTLFRSVERMQKEIKSGGTEELKTVFDILSTWLRDSVILKTSGKKEEIVNTDLIKQLSEYSEKRDVSELLGKFAALEETMARISENNANVELSLENLFLRLSR from the coding sequence ATGGGATTTCCGCAGATCATAGGACACGAACCCCAGAAGGAGTTTCTTCGCAACTCAGTCCGCAAAAACCGGATCTCGCATGCATACCTTTTCTCAGGACCCGAGGGTGTGGGGAAAAAACTGGTCGCGATCGGTTTCGCGAAACTCATAAACTGCGCCGAGGGCAAAACGAAGGACCTTAACTGCGAATGCCCCTCGTGCGCAAAAACCGAAAAAGGTCTTAACCCCGACGTTTTAGTATTCGGATACCCGGGCGAGAAAACGATAAAGGTGGATCACGTAAGACAGGACATAGAGAGGCTGATTCACCTGGCGCCCTATGAGAACCCGTACAAGGTCTTCATAATCGACGGCGCGCAGAGAATGAACTTCAACGCCCAGAACGCGTTCTTAAAGACCCTTGAAGAGCCGCCGCCCCGCTCCGTCATAATTCTCATAACGACGCTTGCGGACCTGCTCATGCCGACTATAAGGTCAAGATGCCAGTCGGTGGTCTTCCAGCCCCTTGAGACGGGGCAGGTAAGAGGATTTCTGGAAAAGGAAGGTGTCGCGCAGAATGACCCGGAGCTCGTCTCAAAGATATCTGGAGGAAGCATCTCAAGGGCGCTTGCCACCGATGAGGATTACCTTCGGAAAAGGACTGAATACTTAGATTGCCTGATGGCCGTCGATGCAAAAAAACCGCTTACCCTTTTTCGCTCCGTGGAGAGGATGCAAAAAGAGATAAAAAGCGGGGGAACAGAAGAACTGAAAACGGTTTTTGACATACTCTCGACATGGCTTCGGGATTCCGTGATTCTCAAGACTTCCGGAAAAAAAGAGGAGATAGTGAACACCGACCTCATCAAGCAGCTAAGCGAATATTCGGAAAAAAGGGACGTATCCGAACTTCTGGGCAAGTTCGCCGCTCTTGAGGAAACCATGGCGAGGATTTCGGAGAATAACGCAAACGTCGAACTTTCTCTTGAAAATCTTTTCCTTAGACTTTCTCGTTAA
- a CDS encoding FAD-binding protein: MEKSRIEELSRKLRGQIRGEVRESLVDRTIYSTDASNYRILPEAVVIPRTPQDIEITISEASARNIPVTVRGAGTSLAGQAVGEGIILDLSKYMNRVIDVDAGGRKVRVEPGISIDNLNRNLSSLGLMFGPDPSSASVATVGGAVANNATGAHSILYGMAGDHVISSNVVLADGSSLELSGENYKRRGGGPGIAESLFEKLAALIKESGELVKIDFPKHWRRASGYSLNYFLDEEFNPAKLLASSEGTLAVSTDFELNLVEKPLSSALCVIPFREIPEAMDSVLEILSHNPSAIELIDGTLIGLARRKKGFSHSLSFIDGTPGSILVVEFQGDDERQTGERAKNLVKSLDSAFAVLGSEEQKKIWDVRKAGLGILMSDRGSQKPVPCIEDVSVPAENLARYTRDVTSLLDEFGLKAAFYGHASAGCLHIRPLLDFREQKGISDMTALSERTLELVLRYSGVMSGEHGDGLQRSYLNERLFGEDLYSVMKKLKEIFDPRGVLNPGKVVRGPDSSSNLRARKSEESINTFLDWSREGGLAAAAAMCNGQGVCRKTADGIMCPSYRATLDEGDTTRARANLLRELLLGHMDADTIYEKGFYNVFDLCVGCKACRTECPSGVDVGKMKTEFLALYKNKTGFTARDSLFARVHEISSVRSTLPRFLNRALESSFSRELLSLAGISRRRSLPQIAEDTFSRWFRKRKRNPQNGKQVVYFHDTWSEFFYPEIGKAVTGVLESLGFQVILEKQRKCCGRPMLSTGMVEKARENAVHNVKVLSDYVRRDIPVVFSEPSCLSAFRDEYADLLPDNKSLNALLPNIHSLCEFVCAQGGNFPGPGKQRDGRILVHGHCHERSIGDFEKTLSLLNDLGYDARSSDAGCCGMAGSFGYEKEHYKISKAMGECGLFPKIRNSGKSERVCVTGISCLEQVSHFTEAAPVHVALLLEESIQDKSGK; this comes from the coding sequence ATGGAGAAATCAAGAATCGAAGAACTGAGCAGGAAGCTTCGCGGGCAGATTCGGGGCGAGGTAAGAGAAAGCCTCGTTGACCGGACCATCTACAGCACGGACGCAAGCAACTACAGAATTCTCCCCGAAGCGGTCGTAATCCCGAGAACCCCCCAAGACATAGAGATCACCATCTCCGAGGCCTCTGCCCGAAACATACCGGTCACGGTGCGCGGGGCCGGGACAAGCCTTGCGGGACAGGCGGTAGGGGAAGGGATAATCCTCGACCTGTCAAAGTACATGAACAGGGTGATCGACGTGGATGCCGGGGGGAGGAAAGTCAGGGTGGAGCCCGGAATCTCGATCGACAACCTTAACAGAAACCTCTCGTCCCTGGGCCTCATGTTCGGACCGGACCCCTCAAGCGCAAGCGTTGCCACCGTAGGAGGAGCCGTCGCGAACAACGCCACGGGAGCTCACTCCATACTTTACGGAATGGCGGGCGATCACGTGATTTCCTCAAATGTCGTGCTTGCAGACGGATCTTCTCTCGAGCTTTCCGGGGAGAATTACAAAAGACGCGGTGGAGGACCCGGCATTGCAGAGAGCCTTTTCGAAAAACTCGCCGCGCTTATAAAGGAAAGCGGGGAGCTTGTAAAAATCGACTTTCCAAAACACTGGAGAAGAGCTTCGGGGTACTCGCTTAACTATTTTCTGGACGAAGAGTTCAATCCCGCGAAACTTCTTGCCTCCTCGGAAGGCACCCTCGCGGTCTCAACCGATTTTGAGCTTAACCTCGTTGAAAAACCTCTCTCAAGCGCGCTTTGCGTCATCCCGTTTCGTGAAATCCCGGAGGCAATGGACTCAGTCTTAGAAATCCTCTCCCACAACCCCTCGGCGATAGAACTTATTGACGGAACCCTGATAGGTCTTGCGAGAAGAAAAAAAGGATTTTCCCATTCCCTCTCCTTCATTGACGGAACCCCGGGGTCTATTCTGGTGGTCGAATTCCAGGGAGACGACGAAAGACAGACCGGGGAGAGGGCGAAGAACCTTGTGAAGTCCCTTGATTCCGCTTTTGCCGTATTAGGGAGCGAGGAACAGAAAAAAATCTGGGACGTAAGAAAGGCAGGGCTCGGAATCCTGATGAGCGACAGGGGCAGCCAGAAACCTGTGCCTTGCATAGAAGACGTCTCGGTTCCCGCGGAGAATCTGGCCCGCTACACGAGGGACGTGACCTCGCTTCTTGACGAGTTCGGCCTCAAAGCCGCTTTCTACGGCCACGCAAGCGCCGGATGCCTGCACATAAGGCCCCTTCTCGACTTTCGGGAGCAGAAGGGAATATCCGACATGACAGCCCTTTCGGAGCGCACCCTCGAGCTTGTCCTTCGCTACTCGGGGGTAATGAGCGGAGAGCACGGAGACGGTCTCCAGAGAAGCTATCTTAACGAAAGACTCTTCGGAGAGGATCTTTACTCAGTAATGAAAAAACTAAAGGAGATATTTGACCCGCGGGGAGTGCTCAATCCGGGGAAAGTCGTCCGAGGGCCCGATTCTTCCTCAAATCTGAGGGCAAGAAAGTCTGAGGAAAGCATTAACACTTTTCTCGACTGGTCCCGGGAGGGAGGTCTCGCAGCGGCGGCCGCGATGTGCAACGGCCAGGGGGTCTGCAGAAAGACCGCCGACGGGATAATGTGCCCATCCTACAGGGCGACCCTTGACGAAGGCGATACCACAAGAGCGCGCGCCAACCTGCTCCGGGAACTTCTGCTGGGCCATATGGACGCAGACACGATCTACGAGAAAGGATTCTACAACGTTTTCGATCTTTGCGTGGGATGCAAGGCGTGCCGTACCGAATGTCCTTCCGGGGTTGACGTCGGCAAGATGAAAACCGAGTTCCTAGCCCTCTACAAGAATAAAACAGGGTTTACGGCAAGAGACAGCCTTTTTGCCCGAGTGCACGAGATAAGTTCCGTGCGCAGCACCCTTCCCCGCTTTTTAAACCGGGCACTTGAGAGTTCTTTTTCCCGAGAGTTGCTTTCGCTCGCAGGAATTTCCCGAAGAAGATCACTCCCTCAGATTGCCGAAGACACTTTCAGCAGGTGGTTTCGCAAAAGGAAGAGAAATCCCCAGAACGGAAAACAGGTGGTTTATTTCCACGACACTTGGTCTGAGTTTTTCTACCCCGAGATAGGAAAAGCTGTCACCGGGGTGCTTGAAAGCCTAGGGTTCCAAGTGATTTTGGAGAAACAGAGAAAATGCTGCGGGCGACCGATGCTGAGTACCGGCATGGTGGAGAAAGCCAGGGAAAATGCTGTTCACAACGTAAAGGTTCTCTCAGATTACGTCAGAAGGGATATCCCGGTGGTCTTTTCAGAACCCAGCTGTCTCTCCGCGTTTCGGGATGAATACGCCGATCTCCTTCCAGATAACAAATCCCTTAACGCGCTCCTTCCAAACATACACTCGCTCTGCGAATTTGTCTGCGCGCAAGGTGGTAACTTCCCGGGTCCCGGGAAGCAAAGAGACGGGAGGATACTCGTTCACGGACACTGCCACGAAAGATCCATTGGCGATTTCGAAAAAACCCTGTCGCTTCTTAACGATTTGGGATATGACGCTAGGTCAAGCGACGCCGGGTGCTGCGGCATGGCGGGAAGCTTCGGTTACGAAAAAGAGCACTACAAGATATCAAAAGCCATGGGAGAGTGTGGTCTTTTCCCGAAAATAAGGAACTCGGGAAAATCGGAAAGGGTCTGCGTAACGGGCATATCATGTCTCGAGCAGGTCTCCCATTTCACCGAAGCGGCTCCGGTTCACGTAGCCCTGCTCCTCGAAGAATCCATACAGGATAAAAGCGGGAAATAA